The Candidatus Dormiibacterota bacterium genome segment TGCCCTTCGCGCCGCCGTCAGTATTGGGACGATGGTTGAGATGATTCCTCTCTCGTGCCGCAAGTCGAATGAACGCCGGTCTTCCCCGTCGACGGTCGGCGCAATCGCGCGCGCCAGAGGCCGATCCGGTCTCGGATGTCATTGGGGTCAAGATTGAGAATCGAACAAATATTCTCGAAAGAGAAGTGTGGCTTGCGGTCCCTGCTCTCGATCCACTGCTCGGCCTCCCAGCGGAACAGACGGGGAGGGAAATTCCAGGCGTCCCGGCTTTCTCTGAGACATCTAACCGCATTCGCGAGAATCGCAAGCGCCAGTCTCACTTCGCCCGGCTCTGCGGTACGACGCGACAACGCCTTCACAGAGCGGGACCCATCCGAATTCTGTCGTTGCGAAGAAGCCTCACCTTGAAGACTTGGTCTTGCGGCCATCAAACCGGCGCGAGAGGCGAGATACGCTTCATGCCCCCTCCTCCAACCAAGTGGGTTCTGTTCGTTGTCGGTGACGCGTCGGATCCTAAGAGGAGCGCGGCGGGAGGGCTATCCGGTGAAGCATGTAGGGATGGAAGAAAACGACCTTAGATGTGCCGGCCCGCCCTCCCCGACTGAGCATGTTGGCTACGAGGGAGCTGGGCCGTCGAGACTGTTCTCGGAACGGCGCCCGCCGCAGCAGAACTGAGCCGCCCGCCTTCGGGTGGATTGTGAATGTTGGGCGTCCTTGGTAGGATGGACGCACGCTCCCAACACGGTGGTGATTTCAAACGTGCCGAAGGAGACGGGCTTATTCGTATTGGTTCGTCCTCCAGGCGAGGCGTGAATGACTCGAGCCGACCTCCTGCAGTTCCTGCGCGGCCACCGCTGGGCCGTCCAAACATCGGTGTCCCAGTCCGGTGCTCCCCAAGCGGCGCTTGTAGGCGTCGTGGTGACCGACGATCTGGAGGTGTTCTTCGATACCCTGAACGTAACGCGGAAGATGGGTAATCTCCGGTGCAATCCAAAGATCGCGTTCGTCATTGGTGGCTGGAACGATGGTGACGAGCGTACGGTTCAGTACGAGGGTGTGGCGGATGAGCCCCATGGCCCCGAGCTCGAACGTCTTAAGGAGATCTATTTCGGGCGCTTCCCCGACGGTCGTGAGAGGGAGACCTGGCCAGGCCTTGTTTACGTGCGCGCTCGACCGACATGGATCCGGTACAGCGATTACAATCGCACTCCTCCGGAGATCGTTGTATTTAACCTTGGTGGACCCGGTCGGGGTTGACAATATCTCGACGGACAAGCGAACAACCGGGTGAACCCGCCGGCAGGCAGCGGGCTCGGAGCGGAATCTCCCGGGCAGCCACAGTCGATTCCCCGTGGCAAGCACCTGCGATCCGCGTCGCTACTCTCAACCGCGACGATGGAATACAAGGGCGAGGTCTGCCCACCTCAGGCGGCTCTGAACGAGTAAGGAACTGGCGGCGGCCAATCTACGGAGAGATGTAGCGGCATGCAGTGGAGCCCGAGATCGATTTTGAGTCTCTTTTCGAACGATTTGGCTATCGATCTGGGCACCGCCAACACCCTGGTCTACGTCCGGGGAAAGGGAATCGTGGTCTGCGAGCCCTCCATCATCGCCGTAAATCAGAAAACGGGGAAGGTAGAGGCGGTCGGCAAAGAGGCGAAGGAGATGCTCGGAAGAACGCCGGGAAACATCATCGCCATCCGTCCCATGAAGGACGGTGTCATCGCCGACTTCGAGCACACCGAGAAGATGCTGGATCATTTCATCAGGAAGGCCCACAACCGCTCCTTGGGAGTGCGTCCCCGGATCATCATCGGGGTGCCATCGGGAATCACGCAGGTGGAAAAGCGGGCTGTCAAGGACTGTGCCTACCGGGCCAAAGCTTCCGAGGTTTACCTGGTGGAGCAGGCCATGATGGCGGCGCTCGGAGCCGGGCTCCCAGTCACGGAGCCCACCGGCAACATGGTGGTGGACATCGGCGGCGGCACCACCGACGTTGCCGTGATTTCCATGGCCGGCATCGTCTACAGCCGATCGGTCCGGATCGCCGGCAACAGGATGGACGAAGACATCGTCCAGTACCTCAAGCGGAAGTACAACCTCCTGGTGGGAGAGAGGACGGCGGAAGAGATTAAGATCAACATCGGGTCCGCCTTTCCCCTGGACGAGGAGCTCACGATGGAGGTCAAGGGGCGCGACCTGATGGAGGGAATCCCCAAGACCCTGGTGATTTCCGACGAAGAGATCCGGGAGGCCCTGTCCGAGACGATCACCAACATTGTCGAGGCGGTGCGCATGGCGCTGGAGCAGACGCCACCCGAGCTCTCGGCGGACATCGTGGACAAGGGGATCGTGCTCACGGGGGGCGGCTCGCTTCTGAAGAACCTGGACAAGCGGGTCCGGGAAGAAACGGGCCTGCCCGTTTCCGTGGCCGATGATCCCCTGGCCGCCGTGGTGCTGGGCACGGGGAAAATGCTGAACGACTTCAATCTTCTCCGGAAG includes the following:
- a CDS encoding pyridoxamine 5'-phosphate oxidase family protein, giving the protein MTRADLLQFLRGHRWAVQTSVSQSGAPQAALVGVVVTDDLEVFFDTLNVTRKMGNLRCNPKIAFVIGGWNDGDERTVQYEGVADEPHGPELERLKEIYFGRFPDGRERETWPGLVYVRARPTWIRYSDYNRTPPEIVVFNLGGPGRG
- a CDS encoding rod shape-determining protein, with product MQWSPRSILSLFSNDLAIDLGTANTLVYVRGKGIVVCEPSIIAVNQKTGKVEAVGKEAKEMLGRTPGNIIAIRPMKDGVIADFEHTEKMLDHFIRKAHNRSLGVRPRIIIGVPSGITQVEKRAVKDCAYRAKASEVYLVEQAMMAALGAGLPVTEPTGNMVVDIGGGTTDVAVISMAGIVYSRSVRIAGNRMDEDIVQYLKRKYNLLVGERTAEEIKINIGSAFPLDEELTMEVKGRDLMEGIPKTLVISDEEIREALSETITNIVEAVRMALEQTPPELSADIVDKGIVLTGGGSLLKNLDKRVREETGLPVSVADDPLAAVVLGTGKMLNDFNLLRKISID